The following proteins are co-located in the Microplitis demolitor isolate Queensland-Clemson2020A chromosome 5, iyMicDemo2.1a, whole genome shotgun sequence genome:
- the LOC103578321 gene encoding uncharacterized protein LOC103578321 encodes MALLPTSRVTPSLVFEHTGVDYADPSSLKTFQGRGAKSFKGWIAVFVCFTTSAIHLQVVSDYSAEEFLKAFRHFTSRRRIRKRLRSDCGTNFKGADAILEDSFRQSTKSSQELQRILANDVIQWIFNPPGAPHMCGKWEAAVKHHLQRTISDTLFTFEDFSTFLAQVEAVLNLRPLGALSDDPDDISDLTPGHFIRGEALTTIPEPSLSSIPESRLSHFQRIQERFQRF; translated from the coding sequence ATGGCTCTGCTCCCGACTTCTCGAGTAACTCCATCTCTAGTTTTTGAGCACACTGGAGTAGATTACGCAGATCCTAGCTCATTAAAGACATTTCAAGGTCGAGGTGCAAAAAGCTTCAAAGGCTGGATTGCAGTCTTTGTGTGTTTCACCACGTCAGCTATTCATTTACAAGTGGTTTCAGATTACTCCGCAGAGGAATTTCTTAAGGCCTTCCGACATTTTACAAGTCGTCGTAGAATTCGCAAGAGACTCAGAAGCGATTGCGGTACAAATTTCAAGGGAGCTGACGCTATACTCGAGGACTCATTCAGGCAATCGACAAAGTCATCTCAAGAACTTCAACGAATTCTCGCCAACGACGTTATTCAGTGGATTTTCAATCCCCCTGGTGCACCTCACATGTGTGGAAAGTGGGAAGCAGCAGTAAAGCATCACCTTCAACGAACTATCTCAGACACTCTTTTCACTTTCGAAGACTTTTCCACATTTCTTGCTCAAGTGGAAGCGGTACTCAATTTACGACCTCTTGGTGCTCTCTCAGACGACCCTGATGACATCTCAGACTTAACTCCAGGACATTTCATTCGTGGAGAAGCTCTCACTACAATACCAGAACCATCGTTATCCTCTATACCGGAATCAAGGCTTTCTCACTTCCAAAGAATCCAAGAAcgatttcaaagattttag